The Halobacillus ihumii genomic sequence GTTATTGCAGCGTTAATTGCTGTTGGGCCTTTAGCCTTTGGCGGTAAAGTACAGAACGACCTTGTCATCGGGGGAAAGATTGGTTCTGAGCCTGCCATTTTAGCTAATATGTATAAATTATTAATTGAAGAAGAGACAGATTTAAATGTCGGGTTACAGACGAATTTAGGGAAGACGGATTTGGTTTTTAGTGCCTTGCAAGAGGGAAGCATTGATATTTATCCTGAATTTACCGGAACAGCGCTCGTAACCTTATTAGGCAAACAAGCGAAAAGTAATGAACCCGAAGAAGTCTATCAGCAGGCTAAACAGGGTATGGCTGAAGAATTTAACATGGCATATTTGAAACCAATGCAATTTAATAACACCTATGCAGTCGCTACAACTCAGGAATTGGCTGAACGTTATAACCTTGAAACCATAGGTGATCTGAAACCAATTGAAGATCAGATTACTGCTGGCTTTACTCTCGAATTTAAGGATAGGGAGGATGGTTATCAAGGCATGAAGGAAGTTTATAACCTTAATTTTGGAGAAGTGATTACCATGGACCCAGGGTTAAGACAGGGCGCCATTTCCAGCGGGGAAGTAGACATTATCGATGCTTATGCTACAGCAGGGTATATGATTGAGCTAAACTTAAAGGTCTTAGATGATCCTAAGAATTTATTTCCGCCATATCAAGGTGCTCCTTTAATGAGGCAGGAAACACTCGATCAATATCCACAGCTTGCTGATGTTTTGAATCAGTTAGCTGGCAAGATTACCGGTGATCAGATGCGCCAAATGAACTATGAAGTAAGCTTTGAAGATCGTAACCCGGAAAAAGTGGCACGTGAATACCTTATCAGTGAAGGACTTTTGGAAGAATAAGGAGGGTCAATCATGGTTACAAATCCAGATCAAGAACAGATTCGAAACCTATTGCAGGAGTCCAAAACGATCGCAGTTGTCGGGTTATCAGATAAACCCCATCGCACGTCTTACCAGGTTAGTGAGGCCATGCAGCGTGCTGGGTATAAAATTATACCAGTGAATCCTACCATAGAGAATTCTCTAGGGGAAAAAGCCTACCAGCAATTAAGTGACGTAGAAGAACCAATTGATATCGTCAATGTGTTCAGAAGATCTGAATTC encodes the following:
- a CDS encoding CoA-binding protein, yielding MVTNPDQEQIRNLLQESKTIAVVGLSDKPHRTSYQVSEAMQRAGYKIIPVNPTIENSLGEKAYQQLSDVEEPIDIVNVFRRSEFLPGIAKDAAQMDIKALWAQQGVIHQEAYEILEDHHGMVIMDMCIKVAHSILAGK
- a CDS encoding ABC transporter permease/substrate-binding protein, whose product is MNTFIEVFQQRQDVFFGKIWEHLQISIIALVIATLISVPLGLLLTRNQRVAEPIIGVTAIMQTIPSLAVLAFLIPFFGIGKTPAIIALTAYGLLPIIRNTYTGIKEVSPALKEAATGMGMSSFKRLSKVELPLAMPVIMAGIRTSMVLIVGTTTIAALIGAGGLGDLILLGLDRGGDINLILLGAIPAALLAIILDFILRLFERTSAKSGFRSLVSLLVIAALIAVGPLAFGGKVQNDLVIGGKIGSEPAILANMYKLLIEEETDLNVGLQTNLGKTDLVFSALQEGSIDIYPEFTGTALVTLLGKQAKSNEPEEVYQQAKQGMAEEFNMAYLKPMQFNNTYAVATTQELAERYNLETIGDLKPIEDQITAGFTLEFKDREDGYQGMKEVYNLNFGEVITMDPGLRQGAISSGEVDIIDAYATAGYMIELNLKVLDDPKNLFPPYQGAPLMRQETLDQYPQLADVLNQLAGKITGDQMRQMNYEVSFEDRNPEKVAREYLISEGLLEE